CATGTTCCAGGGGCTCATGCCCGTGCCGCCGCCCGCGCCGTCGATGGTTAAAAGGTCGAGGCCCGCTTCGGCGGCGCATTTGACGGCCATGGCCAGCCCGTCCATGCCGTAGGCCCCGGTTTTGAGCGTGATGCGGGAAAATCCCAGGGCGCGCAGGCGGCTGACGGTGGCGTGGAAGGATTCGCGCAGGCGTTCGAAGTCGCCCAGATCGGCATGCCCCAGGCGGCTGTGCCGGGCGAAGGCCCGCACCGCGCCGTCGGCGAAGGCCCGGGCCACGGCCGGGTCGTCCGGGTCGGGGTCCACCACGTAGCCGCGCGTGGCCAGGAACCGGGCCTGTTCGAGGCTGCCCACCTTGATCTCGCCGCCGATGCTTTTGGCCCCCTGACCCCACTTGAGCTCTATGGCCACCTCACCGGCGTGGGACTCGGCCAGAAATTCCGCCAGCCCGTTTTTGGCGTCCTCCACGTTCTGCTGCACCAGGATGCCGCCTGTGCCCGTGGCATATTGGCGATAAACGGCGATGCGCCGGGAGAGTTCCGGGGCCTTTGTCAGGCGGCCGTTTTTGAATTCGGCCTTTGGGTCGATGCCGGCCACGTTTTCGCCGATGACCAGGGGCACGCCGCACAGGGCGCAGCCCACGGCCAGTCCGTTCCAGTAGACGGCGGCCACCCGGGTGGACCCCAGCGCCCCGGTGATGAGGGGCAGGCCCACGGCCAGGCCCGGTTCGCGGCCAAACGTGGCGGTAAGATCCACGCCGGTGAACATGCGTTCGGCGTCGTCGCCGGGCCCAAGGACGCGTCCGGCCAGGCGCAGGGAGGCGTAGGACACGCCCTGCGGGTCGGTGTTGGCGCTCCCGGCGGTGATTATGCCGAAGTCCCGGGGATAGAGCATGTCCCGGCCGCGCAGGCAGGACAGCCAGGTC
Above is a genomic segment from Desulfolutivibrio sulfodismutans DSM 3696 containing:
- a CDS encoding glutamate synthase-related protein, translating into MQPQKTNDVLGTANRGTPAESGLCTLCRADCAGKCETWLSCLRGRDMLYPRDFGIITAGSANTDPQGVSYASLRLAGRVLGPGDDAERMFTGVDLTATFGREPGLAVGLPLITGALGSTRVAAVYWNGLAVGCALCGVPLVIGENVAGIDPKAEFKNGRLTKAPELSRRIAVYRQYATGTGGILVQQNVEDAKNGLAEFLAESHAGEVAIELKWGQGAKSIGGEIKVGSLEQARFLATRGYVVDPDPDDPAVARAFADGAVRAFARHSRLGHADLGDFERLRESFHATVSRLRALGFSRITLKTGAYGMDGLAMAVKCAAEAGLDLLTIDGAGGGTGMSPWNMMDHWGIPSLHLHARAREFAAVLDRRGVKPADMAFGGGLAREDHIVKALALGAPYAKLVCLGRALMIPAFVGANIEGVLFPKKRAAVNGLWDTLPKAVSERGTTPEAIFAGYHALRGRLGDDAMRELPLGAIAFCTLMDKLGAGIQQFLAGMRRFAVTDLARNDVLAANRETARETGLEHMAESGLEQAMRILEA